A single Lactuca sativa cultivar Salinas chromosome 8, Lsat_Salinas_v11, whole genome shotgun sequence DNA region contains:
- the LOC111918439 gene encoding uncharacterized protein LOC111918439 has protein sequence MFWCTYFPTTLDGNGGTWFKTLQLGSISNFAQLKYLFLTNFMQLRKYKGESHSITGCKQREGETVREYFTRFINATLDVPGHDEGLIAGAFTWGLLPGPLSQKLMGKKPLTRAELKERVEWYLWQEEGEVAKQAYLKAMAT, from the coding sequence ATGTTTTGGTGCACATATTTCCCGACGACGCTTGATGGCAATGGCGGCACATGGTTCAAAACGCTACAACTGGGTAGCATTTCAAACTTCGCTCAGCTCAAATACCTCTTCCTCACCAACTTCATGCAGCTACGTAAATACAAAGGCGAATCTCATTCAATTACAGGCTGCAAACAAAGGGAGGGGGAGACTGTTCGAGAATACTTTACAAGGTTCATAAACGCTACGCTGGATGTACCGGGGCATGACGAAGGGCTCATCGCTGGTGCTTTCACATGGGGACTCCTGCCTGGGCCCCTCTCGCAAAAACTCATGGGAAAGAAGCCTCTAACACGAGCTGAGTTAAAAGAAAGAGTGGAGTGGTACCTATGGCAGGAAGAGGGTGAGGTAGCCAAGCAGGCCTACTTGAAGGCTATGGCAACTTGA
- the LOC111918440 gene encoding uncharacterized protein LOC111918440, whose protein sequence is MVGVERKVIERKLMMKPGVNEVKQKKRVQGGDRNRAINAEVSKLTEAGIVREATYPTWIANPVKVRKQDGSWRMCIDFFDLNKACSKDCYPLSEIDQKVESLQGYKLKCFLDAYKGYHQILMSKEDEEKTAFYTDHGTFCYTKMPFGLKNAGATYQRLVDSIFAKQIGRNIEVYVDDMVIKSPSEEKMMQDIEETFKTLEVTKMKLNPAKCTFGVEEGQFLGYYVTRQGVQPSPTNVDEFIEMPTPNSLRDAQGLNGKLTSLSRFISKSADKAMPLFHTLKGCIEKNNFQWTNEAEKALQRIKEALHKMQTLATPILGETLQVYLSTSGEAISSVLAVEREGEQRPIYFVSRALQGPELNYPKLEKLVLALIYVARRLRRYFQAHQIKVLTSYPIKQILLKPDTSGRLAKWAIELGEHDINYRPRTSIKGQELADFLLEIPDRGNPAKEKVWVVEEAPTGNGSWTLYTDGASNREGSGSGLILTSPEGEEVTYALRFDFHTSNNDAEYEELLAGLRLTKQMGAKAVTALTDSGLAANQVNGSFEVRDQRMGRYAKMVKQLVGSFGQFTIKQILKSENKRAGALSKLASTCLDHLSKKDLVEVLRERSIDEQQVNILTPEGPTWMTPFREYLQRGVLPDDHDEARKIRIKAPSYAMVNGELYKKGFTSPWLNCLDQAKGREILQEAHSGQVGTHEGARALTGKVLQMGVYWPTIHQDAVEVTKKCGECQSYAPIQAEPPAPLSNISSLWPFYQWGIDIVGTFPEAPGKLKYMLVAVDYFTKWIEAKPLACISRRHMIKFVWKNIMTRFGTPKVLISDNGLQFAKNPFREWCTAKGISQRFTSVAHPQANSQTEVSNRTIVNGIKKRLGKAKGNWAEEIPMVLWSYMTTPRKSTRETPFSLTYGTEAMLPMEW, encoded by the coding sequence ATGGTGGGGGTAGAAAGGAAGGTCATCGAACGTAAGCTGATGATGAAACCGGGGGTAAATGAGGTTAAGCAGAAGAAAAGGGTACAAGGAGGAGACCGTAATAGGGCGATCAATGCAGAAGTGTCTAAGCTGACGGAGGCCGGAATAGTTAGGGAGGCGACGTACCCAACATGGATTGCAAACCCAGTTAAGGTCCGTAAGCAGGATGGGTCGtggcgcatgtgcatcgacttttTTGATCTAAACAAGGCATGCTCTAAAGATTGCTACCCACTCTCGGAAATCGATCAGAAGGTAGAGTCGCTACAGGGATACAAGCTAAAATGCTTCTTGGACGCATACAAAGGGTATCACCAGATATTGATGAGCAAAGAAGACGAAGAGAAAACAGCCTTCTATACAGACCATGGCACGTTCTGCTACACCAAGATGCCTTTCGGGTTAAAGAACGCAGGGGCGACATACCAACGGCTAGTTGACTCGATATTCGCCAAGCAAATTGGAAGGAATATTGAggtatatgtagatgatatggtGATCAAGAGCCCAAGTGAAGAAAAGATGATGCAAGACATCGAAGAGACTTTCAAAACATTAGAGGTAACCAAGATGAAACTAAACCCAGCCAAATGCACGTTTGGAGTGGAAGAGGGGCAATTCTTGGGTTACTATGTTACTAGACAAGGCGTCCAGCCCAGCCCGACCAATGTCGACGAGTTCATCGAGATGCCAACCCCAAACTCTCTTAGAGATGCACAAGGTCTGAACGGGAAGCTCACATCTCTAAGTAGGTTCATCTCAAAATCTGCCGACAAGGCTATGCCACTGTTCCACACCTTAAAGGGATGCATCGAGAAAAATAATTTCCAATGGACGAATGAAGCTGAGAAGGCGCTCCAGAGAATCAAGGAGGCATTGCACAAGATGCAGACCCTGGCAACCCCAATCCTGGGTGAAACATTACAAGTGTATCTATCGACGTCAGGTGAAGCGATATCATCGGTATTGGCTGTGGAAAGGGAAGGAGAGCAGAGACCGATATACTTTGTTAGCAGAGCGCTGCAAGGACCAGAACTCAATTATCCCAAGCTGGAAAAATTGGTGTTGGCACTTATCTACGTTGCGAGACGATTAAGGCGATACTTCCAGGCACATCAAATCAAGGTACTCACAAGCTACCCCATTAAACAGATCTTGCTTAAGCCGGATACGTCGGGTCGGCTGGCCAAGTGGGCAATTGAACTAGGAGAGCACGACATAAACTACCGCCCAAGAACAAGTATCAAAGGGCAGGAGTTGGCTGATTTCTTACTAGAAATTCCTGACAGAGGGAATCCGGCAAAAGAAAAGGTGTGGGTAGTTGAAGAGGCCCCTACCGGTAATGGTTCATGGACCCTGTACACGGACGGAGCGTCCAATAGGGAAGGCTCAGGGTCGGGGCTGATCCTGACTAGTCCAGAAGGAGAAGAGGTAACCTACGCCCTTCGTTTCGACTTCCATACATCGAACAATGATGCGGAGTACGAGGAACTGCTCGCAGGATTGCGACTCACCAAACAGATGGGTGCGAAAGCTGTAACAGCGCTAACCGACTCAGGGTTAGCAGCGAACCAAGTCAATGGGAGTTTTGAGGTAAGAGACCAAAGAATGGGAAGGTATGCAAAGATGGTAAAGCAACTGGTAGGATCATTCGGCCAATTTACAATCAAGCAGATACTCAAAAGTGAGAATAAGAGGGCAGGCGCTTTGAGCAAGCTAGCGTCCACTTGTTTAGACCACCTGTCAAAGAAAGATTTAGTGGAGGTGCTCCGGGAGAGAAGCATTGATGAACAGCAGGTGAACATCCTGACCCCTGAAGGACCCACATGGATGACGCCATTCCGCGAATACCTCCAGAGAGGGGTGTTGCCGGACGACCATGACGAAGCCAGAAAAATACGTATAAAGGCGCCCTCATACGCAATGGTGAACGGGGAGTTGTACAAGAAGGGGTTCACGTCTCCATGGCTAAACTGTTTAGATCAAGCCAAGGGGAGAGAGATATTGCAGGAAGCACACTCAGGGCAGGTAGGCACACACGAAGGAGCGAGGGCTTTGACAGGAAAGGTGCTACAAATGGGGGTATACTGGCCAACGATACATCAAGACGCAGTAGAAGTAACAAAGAAATGTGGGGAGTGTCAATCTTACGCCCCAATCCAGGCGGAACCCCCGGCGCCGCTAAGCAACATATCCAGCCTGTGGCCTTTCTACCAGTGGGGCATAGACATAGTAGGTACATTCCCAGAAGCACCAGGAAAGCTGAAGTATATGTTGGTAGCCGTGGATTACTTCACAAAGTGGATTGAAGCTAAACCATTGGCATGCATATCTAGGAGGCACATGATAAAATTTGTGTGGAAAAACATCATGACAAGATTTGGAACACCTAAGGTTCTCATCAGTGACAATGGTTTGCAATTCGCTAAGAACCCGTTCAGAGAATGGTGCACTGCCAAAGGGATAAGCCAACGCTTCACATCGGTGGCACACCCTCAAGCGAACAGTCAAACGGAGGTGTCCAACCGAACCATTGTCAATGGGATAAAAAAGAGGTTGGGCAAAGCAAAAGGGAATTGGGCAGAGGAGATACCAATGGTGCTATGGTCATACATGACTACACCACGGAAAAGCACAAGGGAAACCCCTTTCAGCTTGACATATGGGACTGAAGCCATGCTCCCCATGGAATGGTAG